The Tenrec ecaudatus isolate mTenEca1 chromosome 7, mTenEca1.hap1, whole genome shotgun sequence genome window below encodes:
- the COX7A2 gene encoding cytochrome c oxidase subunit 7A2, mitochondrial produces the protein MLRNLQALRQIAQRTISTASRRQFENKVSEKQKLFQENNGIPVHLKGGATDALLYRATMVLTIGGTAYAIYQLAVASFPKKQD, from the exons ATGCTGCGCAATCTACAA GCTCTGCGTCAGATTGCCCAAAGGACCATAAGTACTGCTTCACGCAGACAGTTTGAGAATAAAGTTTCAGAGAAACAGAAGCTATTTCAG GAGAACAATGGGATTCCAGTGCATCTAAAGGGTGGAGCGACTGACGCCCTGCTGTATAGAGCCACCATGGTTCTTACAATCGGAG gaaCAGCATATGCCATCTATCAGTTGGCTGTGGCTTCATTTCCCAAGAAGCAGGATTGA